The genomic window TTAAGAATGCTTCAAATATTCTAAATGATTGTATATCCCAAACATTGCACATCCTTCCTCAGTTTGCTTTTCCGTCTATTTTTAAAGGACGTTAAAAGTCATTAACAGAGTTatgaaaaggagagaaaaaacaggACATGTGATGTACACTAGGAAGCCATTAGAGcagaaaataattcaattcaattcaattcaaatttatttgtatagcactttctacaattgacattgtttcaaagcagctttacagatcataaacatagaacaaaaggttaatataaagaataatataaagattaatagaatacaaaattcaagattattattagatagatttatccccaatgagcaagtctgaggtgactcaggcagcagtgacaaggaaaaactcccttgaatggtaaaggaagaaaccttgagaggaaccagacaaaggggaacctcatcctcatgtgggtgacactggagggtgtgattataaatatacagtctaacaaatattgtattgatgcaaaagatcacatggagtcctttttagtatcgcagagtccaactgaagctaggattctcagagtctaccttatctcagtggaggtccaaaatcttcatcgcatggaagacaatctgagctggtacaatttctggatgcctcgggatgggtagaaagagagaagcagtggagaggaattaatatatctgctgttcataatatttgcaagtctaatgtaacagtgcacaatattatgggatgtattatgtgtacgcctgactaaagagatgagtatttaatctacatttacatttatagcatttagcagacgcccttatatccagatggacttacattttatctcatttttatacaactgagcaattgagggttaagggccttgctcaggggcccagcagtggcagcttggtggacgtaggaatcgaactcacaaccttccgattgataatccaacaccttaaccactaggctaccacatccctatttAACTTCTTAactttttaactttaactttaactttcccatttaaactgagaaagtgtgtctgagccccgaacactatcaggaagactgttccaaagtttgggagctaaatatgaaaacgctctaccacctttagcagacttagatattctgggaactagcagaagtcctgagttttgtgatctcagagagcgtgaaggattgtaacgtgttagaagactagttagatacatgggagctaaaccattaagagccttgtatgtaagtagcagcagtttgtaatcaattctaaacttaacaggtagccagtgtagagatgatagaattggggttatatgaacatactttcttgtcctagtgagaactctggcagctgcattttggactaactgtagcctattatAGTATAAGCGATATGATTTataaaagacaagttgctgtctaatataacaaggaggtctttcactgttgagctattagtaacagtacatccctctaaactgaagttgaattgtgagaatttctgtgtactggcttttggacctataagtagtatttctgtcttatctcatcttttgatgagatgtataactgtgtatcgtcatcataacagtggaaactaatcccatgtcttctaataatgttccctaatggaaacatgtatatcgagaaaagcagaggtcctaggactgatccttgagggaccccataattaactggcaataaactggaggattcaccatttaattctacaaaatggtatcgatcagaaaggtaggatctaaaccaacttaaagcctgtccatgaatacctgtgtaattttgtaagcgatctagaagaatgttgtgatctatagtgtcgaatgcagcactaaggtcaagtagaactaatagtgagatacagtcttggtccgaagctaagaacaagtcatttgtaactttcacaagtgcagtttttGTGTTATGATGAGGCCTGAAGCCTGACTGAAACttttcaaagatattgttctcctgtaagaaggagctcggttgaacagacacaaccttttctagtattttagacataaacagaagatgtgaaataggtctgtaatttgatagttaattaggatctaaattctgtttcttaaaATAAGCTCTAAAGTCTAAAGAAtatccacaaaaaaaataaacagatcagAAACTTCTATATGATTCAGTGTTTTCTGGTGAAACTGATCACTGGTTTGAGATTCGtttgagctgccaggaaggatataATAACTGAATGGCTCTTTACATCCGTGgcgagcagaaaagcatctcagaatgttcGATATAAGCAGATCGGGTTCCTTTCTAGTCAGACAAAGGTTGAGGGCAAGCAGTCACTAATAAAGTGATAAAATCACTTATTTAATGTAGTGTGATCAATATAACAACAACCTAGGAATTACAGGGAATGGAGAAACCCAGTGAATAGTTCACTTTTGTTCTCGGACATCTACTAACCCTGATATCCACTCATAAATGTGTTCCATTATTAAACCAGAAAGAGAacaaagtgaaaatattttAGGGTATTTTAGACCACTCACtcatcattttctaccgcttatccgaactacctcgggtcacggggagcctgtgcctatctcaggtgtcatcgggcatcaaggcaggatacaccctggacggagtgccaacccatcgcagagcacacacacactacggacaattttccagagatgccaatcaacctaccatgcatgtctttggaccgggggaggaaactggagtaccctaaggaaacccccggggcacagggagaacatgcaaactccacacacacaaggtggaggtgggaatcgaaccccgaccctggaggtgtgaggacgaacatgctaaccactaagccaccgtgcccccttattttAGACCATTTAAATGCAATTCAGGTGAGGCCCTATTACCATAAATATCTATGATACACACTTGTTTTATGCACGTAAATATCTGTTTAACAGAAATAGACTTACAGTTGACTTGGTCGGGTTATCTATCATGTCCTTACAGACTTACCGTTGAATCTGGACCTTTCCAATATGGCGGACGGTTTGACGCGTCGCGACACTCTCCAATATGGCGGCAAGCGTTTTAGACTGCGTTGCGAAAGAAGAAAAACGCCTAATGTCTAGCGACATACGTGACGTCACAAACCCGGAAGTAAACAAGGTAAAGAATGTAGCGTGAAGGCAAACAGTTATGTTGTTAAACACTTTTACTTTGTGTGAAAATAACCAATCTGAAGCCACTCCGGCAGATTTAGACAAAGTTAgtaactgttttttatttttatttttagtatttttaaaatttctatATGCCGTTATTTGTATTAACTGTACTGAGATAAAATAAGTCAGAACAATGgcgtgtttgtatgtttacattttatcacCTTTATTTTGTCAAGATATTTTATCTCCTGTAATAAACAATTATATcttctttatgttttttaaactctagattatttcctttgtgtgccaatacttttgcacAGGACTGTATGTTttagttattattgttgtttttgttgttgtttttgtcgttgttgttgtttatgagatgatgatgatgttgatgatgatgatgttgttgatgatgatgatgatgttgatgatgatgttgttgatgtttatgatgatgatgatgttgatgatgatgatgatgatgttgttgtttatgatgttgttgatcagaatcagaatcaggtttattggccaagtgtgctgatgttgacacacacaagacaatgcagacgatgagatacaatatagacagaatgagtattaaatatgaatacagaatatatgactgatcagttatgtacataacgTGTGAGAAGTTCATGctagtgtaaataacaatattcttatgtacaatatacagcagcagtagtgtgtgtaatatatacagatgatgtgatgactgacagtcctgataatgcagtacttatagatatgaagcagtgaatataattatggtgaggtgttaatcagggtgattgtctggggaaagaaactgttcctgtgtctggaaGTTTTAGTAAAcagagttctgtagcgcctgagagaagggaggagctgaaagaggttgtgtccagggtgtgaagggtcagtagtgatttttacTGCCCgctttctggttcttgtatggtacaagtcctggggggtgggcaggggggcaccagttattttgtctgctgtttttactgtgcgttgcagtctgttactgtcctgttttgttgctgatccaaaccagatggtgatggatgtgaacaggacagattcaatgactgcaatattgatgatgatgatgatgatgatgttgttaaTGTGCAGTAGTGATTTGAATATAATTGTAATCCATGTTGGCGTCAGGTCATGATGCCTGCTCGGAGCAGCTCAGGGGGAATCTCTAATAATAAAGTCAAATACTCCAGACTAGCAGACAGCGATGAAGGTTACATCGATCTGCAGGTGAGGAAGAGTAACTCTTATATGGAATTATAGttattttcatcttcatctccatTTATCCACTCTGTCCGTAATCTTTGTGTGATTAGCTgagaaaaacaagagagaaaaaaaacctgagcAGATTTTGAACCCTGTAAACTAagtaaaaatttatatatatatatattatatttagtatATTATAGAAGCCCTTAAGCCTTTATTTtctcacatctacattacagcacagtgaaattgtttcttcacatattatgaagtgaaataaaaacctggCTTCTTCTTCATTACCCTGCAcgcataattaaataattaaccattattaattattaataataatgaacagaatCCAGGCTTTAGTGTACAGAATTAGTACATTTTGCTAAATCTAATCCGAGACTGAAGCGAGTATAACACAGAGCTTCGTTTCTGTGCTAATCTCACATACGTTATTGACGCAGTGGATAAACATTAGGCTGATAAACaccatgctgtctcacatttcagccGATTGCTGTTGTGCACGATACTTTACATTACCTCATGTagctgctgctataatactaatgtgttcgttccagtatttctgcacacgtaatattgttgaacacagtatacacactgtcttttgtccttttgtcttgtattgtttgtttgcactgtattttgtccttttgtcttgtttgtcttgtccttcactgtgtacaccaggtcacacagacacacttgatgtatctaggactacttactaagtccttagctctgtctttgttttatgtagcaccacgatgctggagaaacgttgtctcatttcacagtGCACTGCGACAGctatatgtgtttgtaatgacaataaaagctttttttcttgaCATCTTGACCACTTTATTTAATACATGTCTGTAGTTCCTAATAAACCCTGTGTCTTTTCTCCCAGTTTAAGAGAAGTCCACCTAAAGTTCCATACAAGGCCATTGCTCTGGCGACGTTTCTCTTCCTGGTCGGTTCGTTATTAATTATTATCGGCTCTCTGCTCCTCACCGGTTACATTCACGTTGAGGTGAGCTTATATACattctctattctgattggtcaaaaggtttCAATTCTCTCTATCAGCAGTTCAGCAGTAAACGGTAACTTTTACTGTGAGaagaataaatgtttatttaaatgtttttattggatagaaaatgagtctccagtgtcagaggtaaagctgtcattttaaatttttttttattcctgacatTTTCAGGACAGGGAAGTTTActtgtctacacacacacacacctctctctctcacacccacacacacacacacacacactctctctcacacacacacacacacatctctctcacactctcacacacacacacacacgcacacacgctctctctctcacacacacactcacatctctctcacacacacacatctctctcacacacacacacacgcacaaacacacactctctctctctcaaacacacacacacacactcacatctctctctctccctctcacacacacactctcacatctctctctctctcacacacacacacacacacacacacacacacacactcacatctctctcacacacgcacacacacacacactcacatctcacacacacactcactcacatctctctctctcacacacataaacacacacacatactcttactcactcactcacacacacacacacacacaaacacacacacatactcttactctttcactctctctctcacacacacacacacacacacacacacacacacacacacacactcactctctataTTCCTAACATTTTCAGGACAGGGAAGTTTACATGTCAGGGTTTCTCAGTACCATGACAAAGCTGATTTTTTGGTCTTATTAACTTTGacggaggaagagagagggaatgaggtGGGTGTTTATAGCACAAGCGAGAAGAGAAACCAGGTTCACGGACGTACGTTGAATGTAAccataaagtaataaaaagttaatatctcaaaaaataaattaaagaacagCGTATTTGGCAAGCTGCTGCGGTCACAGcgtctgcttcatcacaccactctGAAACATCATGACATCAAACTCATTCACTTCTAAAGATATAATTTGTCTCCGGAACTATTTTCACCCTCGGGTTTAGAACCTATAAGACGTTGTGTACTTTCTGTGTAGTTGAAGCTTGCGTCGTCTCCCTGGTTGAACCGTAGAGCCAATACagtgggtgccaatacttttatttCATGAAGACAGAAAGCCGTTATACaccaaatggattttttttgtgaagtgtgtatgtgtgtgtatggtatgTAGAGAATGTGTAGAGTGAACAGGTTgttgtgattatatatatatatatatattgaaaatgatttccatgttttatttttattctctcagAATCCAGACCGTACGATTCCCGTGCTCATCATCGGAGTGCTCATCTTCCTCCCTGGCTTTTATCACCTGAGGATCGCCTACTACGCCTCGAAAGGATACCGCGGTTATTCCTACGACGATATTCCAGATTTTGACGACTGATCCCGATCCTGATGGACAGTAATACACAAGCTGCATGACGCCTTTCCTCGTAGTTTCACTTCCTGCCACAGAGATCCGGGACGAGCGCACGGACATCCGCCGCGTCGTCTATCcgttacacaaaataaataaatacgcaTCGAAAATATTCTGTTATGCAAAATAGAATTTAGCGCTACGCACGAAACGCCAAAAGAAATGTCTTTGTACGTTTACGTGCTGCGTTTTTATGTACGATGTGACGTGTGACGTGCAAATAGTTACAAGTATAATAAACTATTTTTTACAGTATTGCTACATTATGGTTCATAAAGAACACCTTTCTAGTGCCGCTGGCTTCGTCTGCGTGCACTTACATGTTATACGTATCGTGTCTACCACAAGGGTGATTAAGCTTCGATAGGGTTGGGTGCAAAGGTTTGTGCCCCCTTCGAGcttttgagtaaaaaaaattcaatgaaaatgttaaaaaattatttgtaggcttccatagaaaacaaaatgtaaaaaaaaaatatctgaagaatatttatttatttggagtaataagaaaaagacaggatgatttttttttaacttttcaatgagaaagaaaaagaagctgtTCGCAGATTATGaaggtaaaaagaaataatataatataatgttttacaATATGCAATCACAATATGTTTTTCTCAGATATTGCtttaattgtgattttttttttttttttagtaaatcacctgattttttttttaattttttttaaacgattttattttgttgaaccctattcagtttaaaataaattatttttgtagaCACTAAAGGCGGGGTCTCCTttgccaatgttgacatttgaaatcaccaaaacaaacacgcccctaacccaaataggtcccacccctgtattgatagctccgcccacacatacatacgtaacccaggcaactaacggaaagaaacgtgtctttatcatagctgaagtgaagaacaatacgattgtagataaacaaacaagcaaaaatgacacacaatcataatcatgtaaaggacaaagacatatattagttctgtgtaacaaagcaaaaccaacgttactcacctatcgagaaggaaaaaagcgcctcggcgtcttaagtaaagttggtcacatattcacagattggagtttcccgagtcaataactcctgagctaaacgctgttactacacaaaacacggttgtagctgcgtctctacattactacgatagaaaagaggtgttatttgtgtagtaacagcgtttagctcaggagttattgactcaggaaactccaatctgtgaatatgtgaccaacttcctgctccttcagttctctccagcgctggaaagctgatcctatattaacacgtcctacttcttaccttatcgtaagtctttcttcactttctttctttgtttttatcctccatgtcaatgttaaaaccgctttctgctaatgtcacacatgcacactgaacactctctccgcccatattgacaagacacgcccctttctgctcattggctacacgttagttttgtatttgttttgtttgtcgtcccgactcggttttctgaagcatttctcaaacaacggagacctcacctttaaagattttttttttttaattttcaaaaaaagttttttttcaattttgatAGAAATTTTATCTCAGGGGTGTAGAAACTTTTGCATTCAATCGCAGCTGAACAGTTGCTGATTACTGtaacaaaagtattggcacccagcTACCTCTTCTGTTCATACAAAGAGGGCAGttgattattaaattaataaataattaaaacaaatatgaaCTGGTGATTGATTGGAGTTTGTAAGTTAAGATTTTTATAACTGCACACTTCCTGTTAATcacaatgtcattttaaaagtaaagtaaaattaaaagtgAACAAATTAATAATATCAGGTTTGTAGCGCCATCTAGTGGCTCAAAgtgtctatatatttataattttattcacTCTCATTAGGTCACGTGGTTTAGATTCATCCCCATGACTTGGTCTGAATGGTTCTGAGGAACAGAAGATAAAGTGCAGAATCTGTGGAAGATTTCAAAGaagaataaattcattaattaacacATGAACAATGTGGATTATGTTCATATTTATTGTCCTGATATTCAGTGATTTATATAAAACTTAATtagtataatattttattataatatggTGAGTTCAGAGGACAGCAGGTGTAACTGctcagatctcacacacacacacacacacacacacacacacacacacaagtttattTGAGAGAAAACtagacaatgacacacacacacacacctctctcacacacacgctcacacacacactcacatctctctcacacacacacacacacacacacacacacaagtttattTGAGAGAAAACtagacaatgacacacacacgcacacatctctcacacgcacacacacacacctctctcacacacacactcacatctctcacacacacgcacacacacacacactctctctctctgaagttttctttctctctctctctctctctctctctctctctctctctctctctctctccccacacacacacacactaacattctctctctctctcacacacacacacacacacacacacacacacacacacacacacacacacacacaccccttcctGGTTGATGAGGGTaacgtgtgtgcgcgcgtgcgcgtcctctaacacacagaacacagagttTAACAGCGAGTCTCGCGCATGTTACAAACTCCGCACACGAGCTAATCAGAGTTTTTGTGgaaacttttacttttttcctggtttaaaaaaatccaaaacagcagcaacaacaacagcaacaacaaaagcGATTTCCAGACTGAGATACTGAGATGTTCTCGGGTAACATCATCGTTCTGCTGTAAACTGGATGGTTTGTGTGGAGGAACGGAAAGGAGAAGCGGCTCGCGCACGGAAGGAGCTGCGCGTGCAGGGAAGGAGCTGCGCGTGCAGCCGGACAACAGGGACtggagaaaacaacaacaacaacaataataataataataacaataataataataataagaggaagaaTGAAGTGGACTTGTGGCGCATTTTTACACGTTTAAACACCTAACACGAGGATGTTGTGAGGATTTCTGTCATCCAGGCGTGAGTACagcttattatatttatatactacatttatatcataaatataacaatctaatctaatctaatctaatctaatctaatctaatctaatctaatctaattccCTCTTTAACGCACGAGCGCACTTTGTACACTgacttttatataaacacatgaCTGCATTTGtgtctttataataaatgtttactattattattattattattattattattattattattattattattatttatttatatgattatttatttatttgcacatgGCTCACATTGTATATTATCTTGTTGCTCAGATGGTTCCAACAaggtgcattttttaaaaagagctTTAAAGGTCCAACAAGTCCTTAAGGtccaaataaatacattatattatctTTAAAAGgtgataaatatgtaaaagGTTTCTAAAAAGTATCAACAATGTACAAAACCACTGCAAGTGCAAAGAGAAGTACAGTTTGGTTTATTTGGGGTTTATTTGGTGTTTATTTCTGACTGATTTTTCT from Tachysurus vachellii isolate PV-2020 chromosome 20, HZAU_Pvac_v1, whole genome shotgun sequence includes these protein-coding regions:
- the tmem230a gene encoding transmembrane protein 230a isoform X1; the encoded protein is MLLNTFTLCENNQSEATPADLDKVMMPARSSSGGISNNKVKYSRLADSDEGYIDLQFKRSPPKVPYKAIALATFLFLVGSLLIIIGSLLLTGYIHVENPDRTIPVLIIGVLIFLPGFYHLRIAYYASKGYRGYSYDDIPDFDD
- the tmem230a gene encoding transmembrane protein 230a isoform X2; the protein is MMPARSSSGGISNNKVKYSRLADSDEGYIDLQFKRSPPKVPYKAIALATFLFLVGSLLIIIGSLLLTGYIHVENPDRTIPVLIIGVLIFLPGFYHLRIAYYASKGYRGYSYDDIPDFDD